The Entelurus aequoreus isolate RoL-2023_Sb linkage group LG03, RoL_Eaeq_v1.1, whole genome shotgun sequence genome contains the following window.
AGGCGGCTTTTAGAGGAATTGGTTTATTAATCTCGACTACAGTTGACGATAAATGTCATCTTTACTGATGCATGGTGTTAACCTATATTGCAATTCCTTAGGGTATGGCGTCTATTTGACTGGAGGCTATTATTAGAGGAAATATTTGTATTCTGCTTGTTTTAAGTCCTTTGCTCAAAACCAGACGACCTTTGACTGGTAATGTTAGCTTTACAGAAGCGGTGTGTTAATGTTCATTGCGATTCCTTGGGGTACGGCGTCTTATTTCAGTGGAGCCTGCTGTCAGAGGAATTGTATCAATCTGGACAatgtcagctttacagatgccgtgCGTTAATGACTATGGCGATTCATTGGAACATGGTGTCTATTTGAGTGGAGACAACTATTAGCGGGATTGTTGTATTAATCCAGACTAAACTATTGACTGTTAacgtcagctttacagatgccatagTGGGCAACTATTTGAGGAAGTACGATAATTCCAAAAAGTGTCTTTTGTTGTGTAACTCCGAGTTAATGAAGGTGTTGCAGTGGACGTTTGAGGAGTCCCGCCTCAAACGGTGCTGCAGGGTCCCTCGCTGTCCTCGCTGTCCTCCCACAGAGCTCCACTAGAGGGCGCCAAAGAGAAGCTGGGCTGTCCTGGTCTGAAAGAGCGAGTGAGTCCAACAGCAAGCGTCCTGTCAGGTAAAATCAGCTCACCTCAGGTTGTCCCTCAAGGCCACAAAGTTCTGCCTGGCGGACGTCCGGACCGGAACGAAGCCCTGCCTCCGGTCCTTCTCCAGAGTCGGGTCGGCCTGCGACGCCGAAGGTCAGCTTGTTGGCAAACACGATTAGCTCAGCATGCATGAGCTCACCTTGATGCTCACCTGCTTAGACGGGTCGTCCCAGATGGGCCTGAAGGCCCGGTTAGCGTGGAGCGGAGGAGATCCCTTCCTGACGCTGACCAGCTTCTTGCCGCAGGAGGCCAAAGGGCTCGGCATGTCCGTGCATGCCCTGGTGGACTTCCTCAGCGGGGGGTGAGGGGTCAGTCTGGGAATCTGCCACCTGAGACAAACGCTCCTCTCGGAATGCTCCCGAGGCTTCAGCAGAACCGGGACCTGACTGTCCTCCTCGTCCTCCAGCGCCTCCCTGCACAGAGTGCAGTCGGGACTGCAGGACGTCCCGGAGGAGTCGTCCAAGGCCGAGGTGTCCGCATCCGTCTCCGGGTCCTCCGGGGTCTGGTGCGCCTCGAGCTCCGACGCTTCTTTCCCGGTGTGCTGGCTGAAGGTGCCCAGGCCCGAGTCGCTGGTCTCGCCCCACCCTGGGGTGTCCGGAGTGAGGAGGAGGGAGCGTCCGGGATGGTGGACATGCTCCAAGCAGGTCTTCCTCCTCACGGGGCTGCAGGACCAGCACTCCAGACGCAGAGAGTGACGCACGCCGGACCCGTTGGTGAGGAGCAAAGACTCTCTGAAGACCACCGAGAAGAAAGAAAGTACACACTAACACCTTGCTGTGCTCTTtatgtccagcagatggcagcaATACTCACCTCTGAGCTGCAGTTTCTCCTTTTGTCCTCTGGGGGGCGCTGCTGCGGGTGTTGGCAGATGACGCGCCAGCCGTGTCGTCACAGCAACTGACGTAGAGGCGTATCCAGGTCATATTATTAGGCACACGTGCACGGCTGGATCAAAGATTGTGTAAATTCCGACTGACCTTTTTTGTTGCTCTTCGTCGTCCCATTTCACGTCCTCCTCCAGGACTGCGTGACAGCGAGACAGGACGTCCCTCAGCGCGCGCTCAGTGCCCAGCAGGAGGCTGCAGTCAGGATGCTCTTTACTGGTCCACTGCAGCAAGTTCTCCACACAGCCAGGGAAGATATTCTTTTACACGCTTTTTTCATGTCCAATCATAGTCATGCATTGGATTTAGTCTCAT
Protein-coding sequences here:
- the si:ch211-67f24.7 gene encoding uncharacterized protein si:ch211-67f24.7 isoform X2, giving the protein MKPEEAELITEISKLQGMVSELKAGFTGALLELAQIQHGDSSLREELEENKRRCQKKALRLESLVESLREEFGVMRGQVLQMCGDIQRPLQDEESTAAKETDPAGAFGGRSQPEATPAEAAWSSLVPCRGKVLLHCFLQGLKAGLTEGTDARHQVALQLLHSEWEYVSMLTALYDEYKTPPPTSSSHEAFATCVERLLQRHLLFRNTLQERLSAEHWKSLVGDILVQLVGQNDTTFSDMYVGYTSTLASFLSLDFCTLSPPDKQQVSQVEKEQIKVLSLHLAPVTRVHCYLSHIQNLLQWTSKEHPDCSLLLGTERALRDVLSRCHAVLEEDVKWDDEEQQKSCCDDTAGASSANTRSSAPQRTKGETAAQRESLLLTNGSGVRHSLRLECWSCSPVRRKTCLEHVHHPGRSLLLTPDTPGWGETSDSGLGTFSQHTGKEASELEAHQTPEDPETDADTSALDDSSGTSCSPDCTLCREALEDEEDSQVPVLLKPREHSERSVCLRWQIPRLTPHPPLRKSTRACTDMPSPLASCGKKLVSVRKGSPPLHANRAFRPIWDDPSKQADPTLEKDRRQGFVPVRTSARQNFVALRDNLRPGQPSFSLAPSSGALWEDSEDSEGPCSTV
- the si:ch211-67f24.7 gene encoding uncharacterized protein si:ch211-67f24.7 isoform X1; this encodes MKPEEAELITEISKLQGMVSELKAGFTGALLELAQIQHGDSSLREELEENKRRCQKKALRLESLVESLRVCPCLRLPSGPTVTSDLLLLSPPRQEEFGVMRGQVLQMCGDIQRPLQDEESTAAKETDPAGAFGGRSQPEATPAEAAWSSLVPCRGKVLLHCFLQGLKAGLTEGTDARHQVALQLLHSEWEYVSMLTALYDEYKTPPPTSSSHEAFATCVERLLQRHLLFRNTLQERLSAEHWKSLVGDILVQLVGQNDTTFSDMYVGYTSTLASFLSLDFCTLSPPDKQQVSQVEKEQIKVLSLHLAPVTRVHCYLSHIQNLLQWTSKEHPDCSLLLGTERALRDVLSRCHAVLEEDVKWDDEEQQKSCCDDTAGASSANTRSSAPQRTKGETAAQRESLLLTNGSGVRHSLRLECWSCSPVRRKTCLEHVHHPGRSLLLTPDTPGWGETSDSGLGTFSQHTGKEASELEAHQTPEDPETDADTSALDDSSGTSCSPDCTLCREALEDEEDSQVPVLLKPREHSERSVCLRWQIPRLTPHPPLRKSTRACTDMPSPLASCGKKLVSVRKGSPPLHANRAFRPIWDDPSKQADPTLEKDRRQGFVPVRTSARQNFVALRDNLRPGQPSFSLAPSSGALWEDSEDSEGPCSTV